DNA from Penaeus vannamei isolate JL-2024 chromosome 3, ASM4276789v1, whole genome shotgun sequence:
CTGGTTTATTattctttaatattttcattgttgatagataaaatataaggattgtcataaaaaaaatcagatatattATTACACTTCAGTTTATATGTGCCATTTTGTAATTTTTACCATGATTAACATATTCAATAAACAttatatccatttttatttttcctctgccttgctgaaaagatgaaaattgattgagaggcacagagagaattGGTCATAAATTTTTCTGGTGGATAGTAATACTTTTTTCTCAAACTTTATCATCACAATAAAAAGACTTGACCTCATGGAAAGTCAGTAAGTAAATCTATAAATCAAACGTGTCCGGGATGGCTGTGCAAGAGCTTAGACattgtgacctcacctgattttatCTCCTTGAGTTTGTGGGAaaacccttttatttttttattaatgcctttaatattgatgctgttattcttactatagacattataattattatagtgttattgccattactaacAGCATTATAAGATATCAGAAAATATTTtcagaaatcaaggaaaatggtaaacaagTGAGACAGGTAGTactcgtaattggctcattggtgacttattACTTGTGGAGTCATCTATATGTAAGAACAATTAATAAATTAAACTctcagtgggcatggcatgtatgtacatgccatccccCCAGTGgctcctttcattattattttcattacttgttAATGGGTATactgttttttatctatatataaaattgtgcTAAAGGAAGTGACACGAGCAAGAGATGTTATATCATTTAGGTAAATAGATGCTAATTTCCTGAGATTTCTTCAGTATGAGATATCTCTGTAGTTTGTTTCACTGGGGAAGATATGCTCAAATGGTTCCTGAGTTCCTGAGCACCATCCCATCTCTCCTTTAACAACAGAATGAAACTTAGCCAACTACAATATAAAACAATTTCTGTGAAATGCCCCAATTTTACCAAAGGCATAGCCAAACCTCCTGTCTGAGCCACTGTAAACTTGTTTCACAAGAGCTGACCCTCTGGCCACTGGATAGCCTGATTGAAGAGATTCAAATGTCAAAACCCTctgaatagaaggaagaaaatttCATTTCCTGGTTCATATTTATCTGCCAGAACACCAGCCATACAATGAAGAGGTAAAATATCAAATGCTAGTAAAAATAGTCTCTCAGACACTACTAAACTTTAGAACACATTACAAAAGTGTATAGTTATAGAAAAtagggaataaaataaaaattgtggATAGATGTAAAAGACAAATTTAATCTATGTATTTAAAAttttataatgagaatgagaaggggaaagggactaGAGGAAATAATTTTATAATTCAGCCAAATGATATTTGAGCCAATTATATTGCTCTTATTCATTAcaaattattatttataagaaatataaatgcTCTTTTCTGtcctttgaaaaaataaatataaaagtttgAAGATTTTACCTAACTTCttaatcaataaagaaaataatctaaGACAACCATGTACTGACATCAGTATGAACTAGAATTTATCACAGTTAAATGGTCATGTAAAGATTTGGAATGTCTCATAAGTAATTGCTAGTATTATAGCAATATAGCATATCAGTCTATTTTATCCCCATGACACTGGATGCCATGGCTATTGTGGACAAAGTAGCAGGTGGCATTATATCACGACCTTTCCCAAGCCGTTGGATCATCAGATAGATCTTGTTTTTCTCTACTAGTAGCCGCATCATTTCTATGGTTAAACTTTAAGGCAATACTACCTAAAGTAAAGGGAACTCCACTTTTTAAGGTTATTTTAAACATCAAAATATAAGCTTTTAGGTACCTAACATTGCCCATAAACTACCAAACAAGTCAGGCAGTAACAAGGGAAACTGTTGATGTGTGCCAACAATCCTGATTTGATGTCCACTTGCCTATTTTTTTACCCAGGGTTATTGGGTTACCACTTTCAAAATCCAGTAACTTCACTCTTTAACTCTACATGAATTTAGAAAGAGGCACACTGGTGATATCAAATCTTGGCTGTTCAATGATTAAAGTAAATGTATTAAATTATCAACATTAAAGCATCTCTCTTGATTGGAGGTGTGCACTTCATTTTCACTGAAAGGATACAAGCTTAAAAAGTATTATCTCTTCAGCTAGAATAATTACACAACTAATTATAACTAGTCTGAAAGAGGCTATATTTTAGAAAGTTGTTGTAATATCTTAATATAATTCACCTGAATATAAGAGTATAAGTGTAATCATATAAGAATAATCAACcataaatataaaattttaccgtataaatattaatatgttgAGGCATATAAAAGATCATACCCATCAACACTTATTTGGATTTACTTATCATATTAACAGAGATGTTAACCTTACAATTTGCCCATAATTAATAAAATTTTAACTCTTTTAATTAGGATTTTTAAGAAAAAATGTTCATTTATTAAAATCCTGATATCTGATTGTCTTCACTACTATAAAAAGGCTCGCCAGTCTTGTACAACCAACCCAATTACTGGCAGCCTTGCCCACTACAATACTGTGTATATACCGAATGCATTGAGATTTGGATTGAGCGAGACTGCATTGCAAATTGTGATCACCTCACTGCACTGTACATGAATGTTCATTACCAAGTCTGTGccaatttttttcttacttatgcTGTTTTAGAGTGTGGATATgagtaaaaagtaaagtaaaaaaaaagtaaaaaaaaaaaaaaaaaaaaaagtttgtgaatTTGCTGAGAAGAGAAAAGTAATCCAGATctgatattttttatgttttcttgttgAAAAGATAATATTTGTCAAAATATTGCCATATACAGTTCATTATGGGTAAGTACCACCAAATTACCGAAAATCTACAAATTTTTTGAAAAAATTACTGATGGGCTAGATTTCGGGTAAGCATCTCTGTAATAAGAATCCAATTTGTAAAACTTTAAAGCCATGTCTAAAGAGCAGGCATGGCCAAAGAGTGATGTCAAAGGCAGGCAAAATACTGGTTACACTAATTTAAGAGTGGAATGAGTTTAACTGGTAGTTTGCCTGCCTCTGACATCACTTTTCTGGCATGCCTGCCAATCTTGTCTTCCCACCTGGACATGCCTTAAGAAATCCTTTTTATAATACAAAATACTCATGATATAATATAATcctttatatacttatttgtgtggAATATCAGACAAAGTATCCTTAATTATGTTGTGCAGTTCAAATTTCTTCCTTGAGCACAGGCCAGCATAGTCATCAGAattaaggtcaaaggtcatcacCCCAGCCACACCTGAAGTCTTGACCCATTCAGCCTGTAGGATGGAAGTTATTACTGATTATAACTTATAAATAacctatcaatctataaatattCTAATATATAACAAAGTGTAAACAGTCTACAATTTGGGCTGActttatgacaatgataaagataatgaataacatcgtgcttctgaaaaaaaaagttataatatgAAAGTTGGTGACCCCTGACAATCATCACTGAATACAGCCAGAAGGTTCATACCTCACCTTGGCTCTGATACTTGCAGGATTTTCATAAGAGACCCAATCTCTTCCTCTGACAGCATATGGCACTTTACTCTCATCATCAAAATAAGCTGTTGCTCCCTCTTTCACAAAGATGCATGCTTCTGTGTAAGTAAGAGATCCTCCCAACATTCCAGTCCCAACTGCTGGAGCTCCAACATTATGCCATGCACCGCTCAGCAGCCTGTCAACAGAAAGTTTTAACCCTTTTCACCTTTTGCAAAAGTATTAATGCTCAGAAAGCTCATTTTTTGTTGTACAATTACTTTATGTTCCTCTCAGTTAGACTATTATTAATTGTTCATTTCAGATGCTGTAACACCTTTTTCAATCTGACATAAAGAAAAATACTGGTATATCCTTGCACTCATTCAGTCTCAAAGAGCCTAACAGAAATTACTTCCTCACCTCCATGTGCGTCCATAAGTGGGTATACCAACCATCAACTTTTCTTTAGGCATTCCCTTTTGCAGCCAATACTGGGTTGCCCATTCAATATTCAGCGTGGAAAAGTATCCAATCTCATCATGCCGTTCTGCCAGGGGAGCGTTGTGACCAGTGAAGGGTAAGTATGACTGATACATGTGGTAGTCATAGCCCATAATGGACACAAAATCTACATATCTGTAAATGAACAGATGCAATTACATTTACATCATGAGGAGGAATAATATACAAATGTTTCTAAGAAATGCTGAATTACTGATATTGTTGACAGACTTAATTCATCGGCAGCAGATAAAAGTACAGTTCACAACagtttttttgtaaattttgttgTACACAGAAGGCTCAGTAAATATTCAGCCAACAAGGAGTCTAGTGACACTGcctgatttccccattccttgagggatttatgtttttttaatgctattaatatcactaatgttattagtattactattaaattactaataacaataaaagatttaagattttttttgtgtgtgaaagtcAAGGGAAAGGGTAAACTTGCAAAATAGGTAGGACTACCAACAGTCTCTTTGGTGACTAAGCACATGTGAAGCCATCTGTGTAAATACAACAGATAAATTAAAATTACAATGGCCATGGCATTATGTCATGCCATCTATGACCAGTCCGTTAACAATTTCACTTTGTCTATTTTCAATTTAACAAGAATGTCTTCCAAAAGTTATGTATATTTGACTTAAAAAGTTTCCAAAACTGAAATTCTGTACATGTAATTTTTATTTatgcaatattgttattatcactattaaaatcTTTAGCAATATTTACATTCCTATTACTATATCTATTCCTattgcattactattattaataaaggTGAAACTGCAACTTCTACAGTAAGCATTactactggaaaaaaaaaaaacaaaaaaacatcataataatagtatacAGAAATTCTCATATTTAAGAGCAGGGTTCCACAATACCTTCAAGAAGATGTGAAAATTTTTGTTTATTACAATATTTCTTTACTTAGTTTCAAATTTGATTCTGTAACATGCTGccataaaaaaacaggaaatattaGTAAAGTAAGTATGTAAAGGAATACAACtatgaacataaatacacataccttGAAAAAGTCTCCTTGCTTTTCACTACTCCATCTCCTTAAAGCCACAACATTgtttttataacaattatcatatatCACActgccttattatcattattattattactattattactattattattattatcatcattattgttttcattatattattatcattattgttactctcatcataatcacaatcattactattataatgttttttgttcttatttttatctgttgttgttttggttgttattattatcattattactattgttattattacttctgttattattattattattatttaattattattattattatcattattaccattataattattattaccattatgattaatattgatataattatcattgtcattattattattgttgctgttattgttgttgttattattacaatcatcataaattattatcattatatttataaaattgtTGTGTCTTAGTTATTCAATAACAAACAGAGCTATGAACCAATGGCAGCAATGAATATTACTATCACCAAAAATATATCTTCTTTGAGGCAAAATAATCCAATTTACTAATCTTATGCCCATTACTGGTACATAGAAAAAATGCATACACAAATCCCCATTACCTATGGTAGAGGATGAAGATCCATACTTTTAACATTACAGGTATGAGCTACTTATGAGATCAATCACACAATCGGAACATAAATTCAGGTTATATTGCATATCAAGAAACACCATTTCAGATTCCAAAAATTATCTCCTACTTCTACAACATTAATGTACCATCACGAACAATGTATTAAAATCAGAGAATCAAATCTTACTTTGCCAGTTGGTCAACCTCGTAGCAATGATCCACAATGGGTTTTGGAGTACCTACAGCTATGcttaggaggaaagaaggatgtgCAGCCAACTGGAATGACAAAAAAGCACTACTCTCAAACTCTCAttagtttgcatgtgtgtgtttgtattagtatgtgtatatatattttttttctttcttttttatcattttgtaaaACAAgttactaaaaaaataaaatatgtaacaCAATGTCAACACAAATATACCTTGAGAGCATTATTTAGCTGAAGGACAAAGTATGTAAACCATTTCTTTTCCAAAACATTCTTCTTCCATGCTGGCCAGGCAGGGAACTCCCAGTCTAGGTC
Protein-coding regions in this window:
- the LOC113800742 gene encoding chitotriosidase-1 — protein: MVVVVVVLWTCVAYVLWQCSAGESHARIYIDDLLKRHQKLISGSEPNTQTENIVVDSNIKRVCYYALPHVNTTVATLSPRDIPPDLCTHIIIIGAEIHDNKIVPVEENDLKVFAEVVALKEVNPSLRVLLCLGGDFSELVRDPTSVAVFAYNAQQFLINYNLDGIDLDWEFPAWPAWKKNVLEKKWFTYFVLQLNNALKLAAHPSFLLSIAVGTPKPIVDHCYEVDQLAKYVDFVSIMGYDYHMYQSYLPFTGHNAPLAERHDEIGYFSTLNIEWATQYWLQKGMPKEKLMVGIPTYGRTWRLLSGAWHNVGAPAVGTGMLGGSLTYTEACIFVKEGATAYFDDESKVPYAVRGRDWVSYENPASIRAKAEWVKTSGVAGVMTFDLNSDDYAGLCSRKKFELHNIIKDTLSDIPHK